A single region of the Echinimonas agarilytica genome encodes:
- a CDS encoding sulfatase has product MKFTNRFFQAFLLCLWLFATTASAKGPNILVIMTDDQNDWSFYGDQSPIKTPNLDLLKQQSVVFNHAYTASPVCGPSRTAFFSGLYPHTTGGYYNKADFWRKKGPLENIETMTELFMRNGYMTYGHGKLYHSKMTKERNKKNWSNKTSGGGFGPWPKKSNYIQTAKQKGNKFFSVEEWDGPDSDFPDIRNADKMREFLSQQHDKPFFAVYGLWRPHSPYTAPRRFFDMYDPESIQFPAGYKADDLDDIPAAGQVFSKIWKGRWDLGGDKQKANWRRVLHGYYACTSFADWNVGQVMKALDKGPNAKDTIVLFWSDNGYHLGEKHHYEKATVWEQAARVPLAIRLPDGLNAGKVVQQPVVNVDFYPTLVELAGLEMPANPIDGKSMVELLKDPNARWDRPAISSYGSGVVSVRDIRFRYIQYPDGSEELYDHDNDPHEWTNLANKPDYDKVKERLKRSLPTKWYPSLGGRFNEGAIQKQQFH; this is encoded by the coding sequence ATGAAGTTCACAAACCGATTCTTTCAGGCTTTCCTGCTCTGCCTGTGGCTCTTCGCCACAACAGCTAGCGCTAAAGGCCCCAATATTTTAGTGATCATGACCGATGATCAAAATGACTGGTCCTTTTACGGTGACCAGTCGCCTATCAAAACACCCAATCTGGATCTACTCAAACAGCAGTCCGTAGTGTTTAACCACGCCTATACCGCCTCTCCTGTTTGTGGTCCTTCCCGCACTGCATTTTTCAGTGGTCTGTACCCCCACACCACGGGCGGTTATTACAACAAAGCCGACTTTTGGCGCAAAAAAGGGCCACTAGAAAACATTGAAACCATGACAGAGCTATTTATGCGAAATGGTTACATGACTTACGGCCACGGCAAGCTCTATCACTCAAAAATGACCAAAGAGCGAAATAAGAAGAATTGGAGCAATAAGACTTCCGGTGGCGGTTTTGGCCCCTGGCCGAAAAAGAGCAATTACATTCAGACAGCCAAACAAAAAGGTAATAAGTTCTTTTCCGTTGAAGAGTGGGATGGGCCAGACAGCGACTTCCCGGATATTCGCAATGCAGATAAGATGCGAGAGTTCCTGAGCCAGCAACATGATAAGCCCTTCTTTGCAGTTTACGGGTTGTGGCGTCCCCATTCTCCCTATACCGCACCAAGACGCTTCTTTGACATGTATGATCCCGAGTCCATTCAATTTCCTGCGGGCTATAAAGCAGATGATCTGGATGATATTCCCGCCGCCGGTCAGGTTTTTTCAAAAATTTGGAAAGGGCGTTGGGACTTGGGAGGTGACAAGCAAAAAGCCAACTGGCGCCGGGTTCTGCATGGCTATTATGCCTGTACCAGCTTTGCCGACTGGAATGTGGGTCAGGTGATGAAAGCCCTAGATAAAGGCCCCAATGCCAAAGACACCATTGTGTTGTTCTGGTCCGATAACGGCTACCACCTAGGGGAAAAACACCATTATGAAAAAGCGACGGTTTGGGAGCAAGCAGCTCGAGTACCGCTGGCAATTCGCCTACCTGATGGACTAAACGCAGGTAAGGTTGTTCAGCAGCCCGTGGTCAATGTGGACTTCTATCCGACCTTAGTTGAGTTAGCGGGGCTTGAGATGCCAGCTAACCCTATTGATGGAAAAAGCATGGTCGAATTGCTGAAAGATCCTAATGCTCGTTGGGATCGCCCAGCCATTAGTTCCTATGGTTCAGGGGTTGTATCAGTGCGTGATATTCGCTTCCGCTATATCCAATACCCCGATGGTTCAGAAGAGCTTTATGATCACGACAACGACCCTCACGAGTGGACAAACCTGGCCAATAAACCCGATTATGACAAAGTTAAAGAGCGCCTGAAAAGGTCTTTACCCACAAAGTGGTATCCCTCTTTAGGAGGGCGATTTAATGAAGGTGCCATTCAAAAGCAGCAATTTCATTAA
- a CDS encoding family 43 glycosylhydrolase: protein MMKIFKTIWAMVLVAISLQITAAQNPPIQQEAEHYGDIDVSRPDIQVPRSVKPLFDTWLRDTYATLGPDGYYYLTGTYKMPDRPTAFDDSPGIPLWRSTDLKEWEYRGLVLDLYTTDFWQKDHYFDQKRKKKVDLNGNPVKQKRRTAWAPEIHYLKSQKNYFVVACTPENPNGRGTYILRSTSGKPEGPYENIEANKEGPMFNNIDGSLFEDEDGTVYFVGHNHYIAKMKPDMSGLAEKLKRIEQSKYKAEPYIEGAFMLKAFGKYHLIQAIWSLKLPDGSFMYRNKHKAESFKDGKKQRVKQYSYDLVIATSDSPYGPFGRRYTSAIGAGHNNLFKDKEGRWWATMFGNPKGTLDRPFIARPAIIPMRVVESKFYPDHEYKLK, encoded by the coding sequence ATGATGAAGATCTTTAAAACTATTTGGGCCATGGTATTGGTGGCCATTAGCTTGCAGATTACGGCAGCCCAAAACCCACCTATTCAACAAGAAGCCGAGCACTACGGCGATATCGATGTGTCTCGGCCTGATATTCAGGTGCCCAGATCGGTGAAGCCCCTTTTTGATACTTGGTTGCGTGACACCTACGCCACATTGGGGCCAGATGGTTACTATTACCTTACGGGCACCTACAAAATGCCAGATAGGCCCACTGCCTTTGATGACTCGCCGGGCATTCCTTTATGGCGATCTACGGATCTGAAAGAGTGGGAGTATCGTGGCTTAGTGTTGGATCTCTATACCACCGATTTCTGGCAAAAAGATCACTACTTCGATCAAAAGAGAAAGAAGAAGGTGGACCTAAATGGCAACCCGGTGAAGCAGAAGCGCCGCACTGCGTGGGCACCAGAGATCCACTACCTCAAGAGTCAGAAAAACTATTTTGTGGTGGCCTGTACGCCGGAAAATCCCAATGGCCGTGGAACCTATATTTTGCGCAGCACCTCGGGTAAACCAGAAGGGCCCTATGAGAATATTGAGGCTAATAAAGAGGGCCCAATGTTTAACAATATTGATGGTAGCCTGTTTGAAGATGAGGACGGCACAGTCTATTTTGTGGGCCACAATCACTATATTGCCAAAATGAAGCCAGACATGAGCGGCTTGGCTGAAAAGCTAAAGCGAATAGAGCAGTCCAAATACAAGGCGGAGCCCTATATTGAAGGAGCCTTTATGCTAAAAGCTTTTGGCAAATATCACCTGATACAGGCTATCTGGTCGTTGAAATTGCCCGACGGTAGCTTTATGTATCGTAACAAGCACAAGGCTGAAAGCTTTAAAGATGGCAAGAAGCAGCGAGTGAAACAGTATTCTTACGATCTGGTCATTGCCACGTCTGACTCACCCTATGGACCCTTTGGCAGGCGTTATACTTCTGCCATTGGCGCAGGGCATAACAACCTGTTTAAAGACAAAGAGGGACGCTGGTGGGCGACCATGTTTGGTAACCCTAAAGGGACGTTAGACAGACCATTTATCGCTCGGCCAGCCATTATTCCAATGCGAGTGGTGGAGAGTAAGTTCTACCCTGATCATGAGTATAAGTTGAAATAA